From the genome of Pelosinus fermentans DSM 17108:
GAGCAGGCGGACGTGACCCTTTGTTTTTAGCCGAAGATTTTATTCCTGTGATTGAACAAGAAATTAAACCACGTCTCGTGGGTCGTGAATTAACTTCCTTTAGACAATTGGCAGGCGAAATTGACAGCATGGTTGATGCTAAAACAGGTAAACTCATCCATACTGCACTGCGTTATGGCGTAACCCAAGCAATTTTAGATGCTGTCTCCAAAGCAAAACATAAATTGATGTGTGAAGTAGTTGCAGAAGAATATAATACGACTGTTAGTGAAACCGCAATCGATATTTTTACCCAGTCTGGGGATAATCGCTATGATAATGCTGATAAAATGATCATCAAAGGGGCGCAGGTATTACCTCATGCCTTAATTAATAATGTAGAAGAAAAATTAGGCAAGAATGGTGAATTGCTGCTTGAATATGTTACTTGGCTGAAGAATCGGATACTAAGCTTGCGTACCAGCAATTCTTATAATCCTGTACTGCACATTGATGTATACGGTACAATTGGTGCTGCCTTTGATTTGGATACCGAAAGAATGGTCTCTTACTTCCGTGAATTAGAAAAAGCGGCTGCTCCTTTAAAACTTCGCATTGAAGGCCCAATGGACGTAGAAGATCGCGAAAAACAAATGTTAGCGTTAAAAGAAATTACGGCTCGTTTGCACGAAGAAAAGATCAATGTAGAAGTGGTTGCTGATGAATGGTGCAATACACTGGAAGATATTAAATATTTTGCTGATAATAATGCTGGTGATATGCTGCAAATCAAAACACCGGATTTAGGCGGAATTAACAATACCATCGAAGCTGTTTTATATTGTAAAGAAAAAGGCGTAGGTGCATACCAAGGCGGTACTTGCAACGAAACAGATCGTTCCGCACAGGTTTGTGTACATCTTGCTATGGCAACCAAACCAGTACAGATGTTAGCAAAACCAGGCATGGGCGTGGATGAAGGCATTATGATTGTATATAATGAAATGCAGCGTATCTTGGCTGTTCGCCAGGCTCGTAAGGCGTAAATATGAGAATGTTAATGCATGAGCAATTAATGTATGCTAGTTATTTTGCACCCAGAGGACGTAATCGTATGTTTGTTCTGGGGCAGCAGATTAGTGAACGTTATTTGTCACCATTGGATCGTCTAATTGGCATTGTTGGTGGTCCTGGTGCAGGTAAATCTTCCTTAATTAAAGGTATGTTTCCTGGATTAGAATTAACAAATGATGATGATGGTGTAAATGTACGTCCCTTGCCTTTGCTCAAAAATATTGAAAAAGATTTCTTTTCCAGTCATACCTATCATATTGATATTCGTTTTGAGTTGGCATTTACTCAACTTCATGTATTAGCAGATGCTATTAAAAAAGCATTATCTCATGATAAACGGGTCATAGTAGAACATTTTGATCTGTTATATCCTGCACTGGGGGCGAATGCTGACGTGCTCTTAGGCGTAGGCGGGGAGGTTATCGCTGTTCGTCCTAATGTTTTTGGTCCTTTTCCCCAGGAAATTGCTGATGTGGTTGTAAAGACTTTAAAGTATCGTAAAATGGCTCATACTGCTGAAGATCTGACAGAGAGTATTTTATTAAAAGATTATGGTGCTATCTTGCCTTTTGGTCACAGAGATGTACATCATGGTTTTGTCCTGGAATATCCTGTAGAGCTTGATGCCGATCTAAAGGAAGTTGAAAAAAAGGTTAAAGCATTCATTGATGAGGGGCTGAAGGTTTGTTACTCAGATGAAGGGCATATTGAAATTGGTGATGTTTCATGGGCGTGTACGGGACCGCGGACCCATGTGCATAATACGGAAGATATTGAAGGTTTTCGTCTGCTCCATGAATATAAATATGACCCTAAAACGAAAACTTACCTTATTATTGGCTTGGTAGGACCATTAGAAGAGAATCTTGATGGTTTTTCCAGCATGATCTTTCATGCATCATTGTAAAAGTGTATAATTAGCTGTAAATGGGTACTGTCTTCTTCAAGAGAAGGCAGTACCCATAAGAGCATCAAAATCATGATTGCACAAAGATACATATAAAGAATTTTCATTAGGAGGTTAGAAAAATGGCAAGTATTGCAAAAACTGCTCAAGCGGGAACCTTAGAATCAAGTGATGTTATGATTACTGTAGCTCCTGGTACCCAAGGAAGCGGTATTGTTATTGAATTAGAAAGTATTGTCCTGGCTCAGTACGGTGAAGATATTAAGATCATCTTAGAGAAAACGGTGAAGGATCAGGGGATTACGGATATCTATATTAAGGCAGTAGACCGGGGAGCGCTGGATTGTACCATCTGCGCTCGGACTCTGGCTGCATTAAGCCGGGCAGGTGCTGTGCTAAAGGAGGAAATCATATAATGGATTTAAGAAGAAGTATGTTATTTATTCCAGGAAATAATCCCGGAATGCTGCAAAATGGCGGTGTATTTGGCGCAGATTCGGTTATTCTGGATTTAGAAGATGCTGTGGCTCCCATGGAAAAAGATGCAGCCCGGTTTTTGGTTGCCCAGGTTCTGCGCACTGTGGATTATGGAGTTAGTGAAACTGTGGTTCGGATTAATCCTTTAGATACCTTTGCTGCTGTGGATATTAAAGCGATTGTTCCATGTTGCCCTGATGCAATTCTAGTGCCAAAAGTAGAAAGTGCAGCTGATATTCATCAAGTGGCTGCTATGATTGCCGCGGCGGAAAAACCAGAGCAAACACCTGTGAAGATTATTGCTCTATTAGAAACACCTTGCGGGATTGTCGAAGCGTATCATATTGCGAAGGCGGACCCGAGGGTAGTTGCTCTTGCTTTAGGTGCAGAAGATTATACAGCAGGTCTGGGGGCTATGCGTACCAAAGAAGGTACTGAGATCTTTACAGCACGTACCATTGTTATCAATGCAGCTGCGGCTGCGAATGTTCAATCCATTGATACTCCTTATACCGATGCGAATGACGAAGAAGGTCTGCTTGCCGATACACAGCTGGCTAAGAGATTGGGCTTCAAGGGGAAATTGTCCATCAATCCTAGGCAGATTGATGTAATTCATACTGTATTTAACCCAAGTCTAAATGATATTGATTGGGCCCAGCAAGTCATCCATGCCATTCGTAAAGCAGAAGCTGAAGGATCAGGTGTGGCGTCATTAAATGGTAAGATGGTGGATTTGCCAATTGTAAATCGTGCAGAACGCATCTTGCATTTAGCAGAATTGTTAGGTTTGATGGGGGGAGAAAAATAATGAAAAATGCAATTGGACGTGAAATACCTGAAACCATTTCCGGCATAGCAGCAATAAAGCCCTTTGCTGGTGCTTTTGCTACCGTACCAGAAATGACACGTCAGGCACCTAAGGTCAAAACCATAAAACCTGCCGATCGCAAATTGGTCGATAACTTAGTTGAAGTATTTAAAAAGATACCCGTAACCGATGGAATGACCTTGTCTTTTCATCATCACTTCCGAAATGGTGATGGCGTTGTAAATATGGTCCTGGCAACTGCGGCGCAGTTAGGATTGAAAAACCTAACCGTTGCGTTAAGTTCTGTCTTTCCTGTACATGCACCGATTATTGAACATGTAAAAAATGGTGTGGTAACGGGACTTGATACGAATTATATGTCCGGTCCAGTCGCTCAGGCTGTATCGAAAGGATTATTTGATAAACCTGTCGTTCTGCGTACTCATGGCGGACGCGGACGAGGGATTGAATGTGGTCAGCTTAAAATCGATGTGGCGTTTATTGCAGCGCCGGCAGCTGATGAATATGGTAACCTAAATGGTGTAGAAGGTCCGGCAGCATGCGGTTCACTCGGTTATGCTTTTCCTGATGCTCAATATGCAGATTATGTAGTGGCTGTGACGGATTATATAGGTGAATACCCTCTATCACCTATATCCATACCTCAGACGAGGGTAGATTATGTAGTAAAAGTAGAATGTGTCGGGGACCCTAAAGGTATTGTTTCGGGTACGACTCGTATTACGAAAGATCCAGT
Proteins encoded in this window:
- a CDS encoding methylaspartate ammonia-lyase, yielding MKIVNVVCSKGRTGFYFDDQRAIKAGAQHDGFSYVGETVTPGFHSIRQTGEAVSVMIVLEDGQVAYGDCAAVQYSGAGGRDPLFLAEDFIPVIEQEIKPRLVGRELTSFRQLAGEIDSMVDAKTGKLIHTALRYGVTQAILDAVSKAKHKLMCEVVAEEYNTTVSETAIDIFTQSGDNRYDNADKMIIKGAQVLPHALINNVEEKLGKNGELLLEYVTWLKNRILSLRTSNSYNPVLHIDVYGTIGAAFDLDTERMVSYFRELEKAAAPLKLRIEGPMDVEDREKQMLALKEITARLHEEKINVEVVADEWCNTLEDIKYFADNNAGDMLQIKTPDLGGINNTIEAVLYCKEKGVGAYQGGTCNETDRSAQVCVHLAMATKPVQMLAKPGMGVDEGIMIVYNEMQRILAVRQARKA
- the citD gene encoding citrate lyase acyl carrier protein; the protein is MASIAKTAQAGTLESSDVMITVAPGTQGSGIVIELESIVLAQYGEDIKIILEKTVKDQGITDIYIKAVDRGALDCTICARTLAALSRAGAVLKEEII
- a CDS encoding HpcH/HpaI aldolase/citrate lyase family protein — translated: MDLRRSMLFIPGNNPGMLQNGGVFGADSVILDLEDAVAPMEKDAARFLVAQVLRTVDYGVSETVVRINPLDTFAAVDIKAIVPCCPDAILVPKVESAADIHQVAAMIAAAEKPEQTPVKIIALLETPCGIVEAYHIAKADPRVVALALGAEDYTAGLGAMRTKEGTEIFTARTIVINAAAAANVQSIDTPYTDANDEEGLLADTQLAKRLGFKGKLSINPRQIDVIHTVFNPSLNDIDWAQQVIHAIRKAEAEGSGVASLNGKMVDLPIVNRAERILHLAELLGLMGGEK